Genomic DNA from Erythrobacter aureus:
CCTGCTTGAAGTAATCTTCCACTTCTTCGACCACTTCGACCACACGCCACAGGCGCAGATCGCCGGTTTGCGGGTCGAGCTTGGCGCGGATATCGTTTTCCGCGCCGTAACGGTTGCGGGCAGATTTCTGAATCGCCTCTTCCATCGCCTCGATGACGATCGCCTTGTCGATCATCTTTTCCGAAGCGACCGAGTTGGCGATCGCGAGGAGTTCAGCCTTGTTGGCGGAAATGGCACTGGCCATCAGTCGTCTGCCTTTTCTTCGTCAGGAATGTCGGGAGTTTCGACGATTTCGTCGGCACCGCTCGTATCGAGCGGCTGGGTGGCGGCAATAAGCGCGTCGGTCAAGACGAGCTTCGCCGAATGGATCTGATCGCGGGGGATGGATACCTCCCCCGCCTTTCGGTCGTCGATGGCGACCATATCGCCGTCGATGCCCTTCAATTCGCCGCGCATGTTACGCTGCCCGTCATAGCCCTTGACCATCGATATCTTGGCCTCGTGCCCTGCCCATGCAGCGAAGTCCTTCGCGCGGGTCAGCGGACGGTCGATGCCGGGGCTGGATACCTCGAGATGGTAAGCGCCTTCGATCAGCACCTCACCGGCTTCCTCGATCTCGTCGATCCGGTCGGATACACGGCGCGAAAGCGCGGCGCATTGCTCGATGACGAGCTGGCCGGTCGCCGGATCCTCGGCCATGATCTGCAACGCCTCACCGCCGTCACCGGCTTCGGAGGGCATCATCTTGACGCGCACGAGCTCGAAGCCGAGCGCCTTTGCCTCGGGTTCGATCACTTCGGTCAAGCGTGCCAGATCGGCCATTCAATCTCCAGAATACGCGTTCAATGCGCCTACGGCGTTTCGTGCCGGCCCCTTGCGGCGCCAGCCCCTCCAGTGTCACGACAATGTCGGGATGGGAAGTCAGATAGGCGCGAGTCCCTCGAAAAGCAAGCGACGATCAGCCATCATCGGCGAGAGCATGCTTTTTGATGCAATGGCGTAGTTGGTCGTAAGTCAGCCCCAGCGCCTTGGCGGTCTGTCGCTGGTTCCAGCGATGCTTGCCCAGCGCAAATTCGACGATCTGCCTTTCATGCGCATCGACCGCCGCGCGCAGGTCGTCGATACTCTCGTAATCGGTGCCTTGCAGCGCGGGCTGTGCCGCGGTCGCCGCAATGCCCGCCCTCTCGCCGCTCGGCGGAAGTCCTGCGGGTTTCCAGGGGCTGTCAAAGGGATCGAACACGACGTGTCCGATAGGTTGGCCCCAATCGTCCCAGCGATATGTCGCCCGTTCGACCACATTGCGCAGCTCGCGAACATTGCCGGGCCAATCATGCTTTTCGAGCTGCTCGGCAACGTGCGGCGCGAATCCTGGCCACCCTTCCCAGCCGAGTTCCGCCGCCATGCGACGGCCGAAATAGTCGGCCAGGACGGCAACGTCCCCATCCCGCACACGCAGGGGCGGCAAGGTGATGACTTCGAAGCTGAGCCGATCGAGCAGGTCGGCGCGAAAATCCCCGCGAGCGGCCTTGGCGGGCAAGTCCTCATTGGTGGCCGCGACGATACGCACATCGACCCGCGTGGGCCGACTCGACCCGATCCGCGTCACTTCCCCATATTCCACGGCGCGCAGCAGCCTTTCCTGCGCGCCCATGGACAAAGTGCCCAGTTCGTCGAGAAATAGCGTCCCCTTGTCGGCTTCTTCGAACCGTCCCGCCCGCACTCTGGTAGCACCGGTAAAAGCCCCGGCTTCGTGACCGAACAATTCGGCCTCGATCAGTGTTTCGGGCAAGGCGGCGCAGTTCATGACCACCAGCGGCTCGTCCCACCGGGTGGAAAGACGATGAAGGCGTTCGGCGATCAGTTCCTTGCCGGTCCCCCGTTCGCCTATGACGAGAACCGGCCGCCGCATAGGTGCCGCACGACTTGCCCGCTCGACCGCATCGAGAAAGGCACCCGATTGGCCGATAAACTGATTTTCCCGCTCCATGACCAAGATATAGGGAAATTTCCCAATGCTTGGCAATAAGAACCAATCCGTGAGTTCGGAAAAATCCTAAAACTGTTGGTTTTCCGCGTTTTTCCCAGTTTGGCACGAGCTTTGCTGAATATTGGACAACAGCAACACCGCCACATGGCCCCAGGGAGGTAACCCAAATGTACAACCGCAGCTTTTTCCGCAGCCAGCTTGGACAGGCTGCCATTGCCAGCATTGCGGCAATGGCCACTTTCGTTCTGCTGAGTTCGCAGATCGCGGTTACCACACCCACACCCGTCGTGGCGGCATACGAACAGGTCGAGATTGCATGACTTTGCCTCCCGACCACGATCCCCTAGGGCCGGAGCGCATCTCCCCCGACAGTCCCAACGGCAACAATGCCGAAGGCGCTTCGGCCCGCCCCCGCTTGTCGCGTATCGAGGAAGAGGTAGAACGGTTGCGCCGCTCCCCGACTCCGACCCGCGACGGCGGACGGTCCAAGGGATCGGACTTTTTTTCCAGTGGAGCACCATTGATGGGCATTTTTAGCCGTACTCGCGATATTATCGCAGCCAATTTCAACGACATGCTCGATAAGGCGGACGACCCCCAGAAGATGATCCGCATGATCATCCTCGAGATGGAGGAGACGCTGGTCGAGGTCCGCGCCAGTGCCGCGCGCACGATTGCTGACCAGAAAGAAATGCATCGCCACTCGGTCAAGCTCGACAAGCTTCAGATCGACTGGAACGAGAAGGCGCAGCTTGCCATTTCGAAGGACCGCGAGGACCTCGCCCGCGCCGCGCTCGTCGAGAAGAAGAAGGCGGCCGACATGAGCGAGCAGCTCAAGCAGGAAATTGCCGTCCTCGACGATGCGCTGCGGGCCTATGAACAGGACATTCAGAAGCTGCAGAACCGGTTGCGCGAAGCACGCAGCCGTCAGACGGCCATCGCCGCCCGGCTCGAAAGTGCGGAGAACCGCGTGAAGCTGCGCAGCCTGATGACCAACGAACGCGTCGACGATGCCCTATCGCGCTTCGACCAGCTCGAGCGCCGGGTCGACTATGCCGAAGGGCGCGCCGATGCGCTGAGCATTGCCGACAAATCGGACAAGCCGAGCCTGTCGGACGAGATCGCCGCGCTGGAGGGCGCCGATGCGATCGACGACGAACTCGAACAGATGAAAAAGGCGCTCGGCAAGAGCAGCGCCGACAAGGAGGACTGAGCCCATGGAAGAGATCATCATCATCCCCGCAATCTTTATCGGGCTTCCGTGGATCATCCTCCACTATATCACCAAGTGGAAGACTTCGGCCACCATCACCACCGATGACGAGGCCCTGCTCGAAGAGCTCTACAGCCTCGCCAAACGTCTCGACGACCGCATGGACACGGTCGAGCGCCTAGTCGCCAGCGACAATCCCGAATTTCGTCCCGCCCGCCTCGTCCATGACAGCGAGCAGGACAATCAGCAGCTGCGCGAACTCGAACAGCTGATGGCCGAGAAAAAAGGAGCATCCAAGTGAACAGCCCCCGTACCACGCTCTACCGCGACAAGCAGAATGCGAAACTGATGGGCGTCTGCTCGGGCATCGCGGATTATACCGGCGTCAACGTGTTCTGGGTCCGCCTGGGCTTCCTCGGCCTGACCTTCATGTCCGGCGGTTCGACCATACCGTTCTACTTCATTGCCGGTCTGCTGCTGAACAAGAAGCCACCGCACCTCTATGTCGATCATGACGAGAGCAAATATTGGCAGCGCGTCCGTCAGAATCCGAAACGCACGGCCCGCGAAATCCGCGCCCGGATGAAGGATGTCGATCGCCGTCTGGCCGATGTCGAGACCTTTTACGTCAGCAGCAATCCGCGGCTGACCGCTGAAATCGAACGCCTCCGCTAAGGCCATCAGGAAGGGGGAGGAACCATGGAAAATATCGGCGTATTCGTCCCGATCATCGCGCTGATGATCCCGATTGTGGCGATTTGGACCAAGCATCAGCAGAAGCTTGCGCAAATGAACGTCCAGACCACCGCCCAGGCTACCGCCGAAAAGGCCGCGCAATACGCCAGCAAGGTGCAGGACCTCGAAGATCGGGTTCGCGTCCTCGAGCGTATCGTGACCGACAAGGGCTACGACGTGGCGACCCAGATCGAAGCGCTGCGCGACCAGCGCTCTGTCGAGGAACGCGATGGCGGCGTACCGTTGGACATCAAGCAGGGGGAAAGAGCGTAATGGAATTCCTGACCGAAACCGCGATCATCTCCGGCGTCGCCATAATGGCCACGGGCTGGGTGGTTACCACCTGGATGCGGATCAAGAACGGCTACCCGCTCGAAAACAGCTGGGGCAAGGCTGTCTACCCGAAAAACGACCAGGCCGTGGAACGCGTGAAGCTGCTGACCCAGGAGAATGCCGAACTGCGCGCAGAGCTCGGCTCGCTCAAGGATCGGCTCGGCAATGTCGAACGCATCGTGACCGACAGCGGTTATCAGCTGACCCACGAGATCGACCGACTTCGTGAGCGCGAGGAGGTGAACTGATGGATCCCGATCTTCTCCTCATCTTCGGCTTCATTCTGGTGATGGTGATACTCGCGACCCGAACTGCGCACCTCATCCATCGCCGCACTATCCGGCATGACGAGCGCAAGCTCGAACTGAAGGCCGAGATCGAGCAGGCCAGAGCATTGCAGACCACAGTCGGCAATGCCGACTTCCGCAAGTTCGAAGAGCGCATCCGCGTGCTCGAGCGGATCGCGACCGACAGCAATCACGCGCTCGCGTCGCAGATCGAGGAATTGCGCGACCTGCAGGAGATCGAGGACCGCACCGCGCCGCAGGAGTGCACGCAATGAGCGGCTGGGTAATCGTTGCCATTATCGCGATCCTGGTCTGGGGTGTAACCCAGTGGAACCGCGCAAGGCACGGTATCGTGACCGATGAATACGGGAATGAAAGCCGTGCAGCATCCGACGATGCCGAAACAAGGCGCGAGATCGAGGAACTGCGCGAACGGATCAAGGTTCTCGAACGAATTGCGACCGACAGCAATTCGCTCGATGCCCGCAAAACGAAGAGGATCGCCGCCGAAATCGAAGCCCTGCGCGACAAGCAGGCGGATTGAGGGCGGCAGGGTTCAAGGAGGACATGAGGTGATGTTCGAACCGACAATGATAATCGCAGGCGCATCGCTGGTCGGTCTGACCATCGTCGCGGGTGCGCTGCTCAGGGCCTGGCATGGCTGGCTTGCCCTGAAACGCCAGGAACTGGAACGCACCCGCGCCAGTGAGGAACACGATGGCGGTTCATCGATCGGTGCCGCACGCATCGAGCTTTCCGACTTGAAGGAGCGGATCAAGAAGCTCGAAGCGATCGCAAGCGGAGTGGATCTGTGAGCGTCGCGCGAACCGACGCCGCGCGAGCGGGTATCGGCCTCGGCAGCGCCATCGCGGTCGCGATCAGTTGGGGCTTGCACAAATCGATCATCTGGGCCGCGATCCACGGCTTTTTCGGCTGGTTCTATGTGGTATATTACGCCTTCACCCGTCCCGGCGGCCTGTCCGGCTGAGGCCGATGGACGCTTGCCGACCAGCCCGCTAAGGGCGCGCTATGCGCACACTTTCCGACATTGCCGAAGAATACGAATTTCTCGAGGCCGACGAACGCTATCGGCTTCTGATCGAGCTTGGCCGCGAGCTTGAAGACATGCCGCAAGCGCTCAAGACCGATGCCACTCTGGTGCGGGGCTGCAGCGCGCAGGTCTGGGTATATCCCACCGGCACCGAGGAGAAACTGCATTTCCTGGCCGACAGCAATGCCGCGATCACGAAAGGGATCGTAGCCTTGGTTATTTCCGCCGTGCAGGACAAGCCCGCAGGCGAAGTCGCGCAAATGGATATCGCCGCGGCGCTCGAACCCTTCGACCTCAAGAACCAGCTTTCCAGCAACCGCACCCAAGGCGTGCCCAATATGATCGCACTGGTGAAAGAACACGCCGCGCGCATCGCAGCGCGATGATATGAAGCGCCCGGTCTATAAGGGTCTGGGCTTCGCCGCGCTGGGATTGGGCGCGGTCGGGGCGGCGCTGCCGATCGTACCGACAGTGCCGTTCCTCTTGCTCGCCGTCTATTTCTTTGCCCGGTCGAGCCCGGAGCTCGAACAGAAAATTCTCGACCATCCGCATTGGGGCCCGCAGGTGCAGGATTGGCGCGAACGCCGCGCGATCAGTCGCCGCGCCAAGACCATGGCGATCGGCGCCATGGCGACCGGTGCGGTGTTCACATGGTACACGCTGGGCCATCCCTGGTACTGGATATCCATAGCCATACTCGTCATCTGCGGGGGCTGGATCGCAACGCGCAACGAGTAACTCCCGGAACCGGGCAGCTTCTAAGCCGTTGAATTGACGAACGACGGGAGGGTAGACGAAAGGACACCCTCAATGGCAATTCTCATTCTGATCGCGACCATCTTGCTGCCCCCGCTCGGTGTTGCCCTGAAACACGGCCTCGGCGGGACGACGCTTCTGAACCTCGTGCTCACGCTGCTCGGCTTCATTCCGGGCCTGATTCACGGGCTGTACGTCAATTACGCGAAGTAACCCTGCGCAAGATATGGTCGGTTAAACCTAGAAGAGCATTCCCGAGGCCGGGACCGTTTGCGCGGTCTCGGCCTTTTCCATGGCCGCCACCTGCTCCTCGCGGTACATTTCGAATGTCCTGTTCATATCGAACAGGCTCCACACTCCCGAGACGACCATTCCATCGCCGGAGAGCTGCCCGACATAGTCGACCGGATTTTCGTAGCCTTCCACAGGATCGATATAGGTCTTGGTGAAATCGACCGATCGGCCCTGGCGATGGCCGGAAATCTCGGCACCGATTGTCCGTTCTGGCTGGAACAAATCCGGTTCGATCACCGAACCGGAAAACCGTCCGCCCTTGTCCGATATACGCACACGAAACGGCGTGATTGCCAGGCCTCCGGGATAGCTGAAGCTGCCATCCCAATCGCCGGACAGGTCGAGCGGGTCGGAGATGGGCTCAGGCTCCGGCGCTTTCGCGGACCACGGCGATTCCCGCTTCGCGCTGGCGCCTGAGTTCCGCTTTCAGCTTGGCCGGATCGCGCGCGAAAACGAAGCCGAAGCTCACCCCGCCTTCCTTGCCGACAGTTGCATGATGCAGCTTATGCGCCTGAACCAGACGCTTGGCATATCCCTTTTTCGGGACCCATCTGAAATAGCGCTGATGGACGAGCCCATCATGCACCAAGGTATAAATGACGCCGTAAAACAGGATGCCGAGGCCGATCCACGTGCCCGGCCACCAAGCATTTTTCCCCATCACCCACTCGCTGCCCAGCGCGAACATCGAAATGCTCATCGCCGCGCCCACGATAGCGTAGAGATCGTTCTTTTCGAACATGTTATCGTGCGGCTCGTGATGGTCGCGGTGCCAGCCCCAGCCGAAACCATGCATGATGTATTTGTGGCTTGCCCACGCCACCCATTCCATCGCGAAAATGGTGGCGAGCACGAGAAGGGCGGGAACCAGGAAATCCATGATGTCGGTATAAAGGCTATCGCCTCGCAGGCAAAGCCCACTTGCAAGCACTATTCGTCGGCAAAGGGTTCCTGCTTGCGCGGAAGACCAAAGAAGGTTTCCGCCACATCGCGGCTGATGCGCGCAGGCCGCAGGCTTTCGGCATCGATGCAGCACCACATGCTTTTCACCTCGGCGAGCACATCCTCGCCGCGGCGGATCACCGTGTTATAGAAACTGCGCGCGCCGGCGATCTTCTCGAGCACCGTTTCGGCGATCACCTCGTCATCGAGAAACGCGGGTTTCCGGTAGGTGATTTCGTGTTTCAGCGCGACCCAGGCCTTGCTGGCCACCTCTTCCGCGGGGGCCAGCTTTTGCCAGTGCGCCAGAACCGTATCCTGCACCCAGTTCAGATAGCGCGCATTGTTCACGTGCCCCATGAAGTCGATGTCCGAGGGAATCACTTTGATCGGGAAGGAAAATGGCTTTGCTGACATGTCTGTTAATAGAGCAGAGATAGGTTAAGTTTGGAAGACTCTGGATTTGCCTTTTTGCAGGCGTGGCAAAGCTGCCGCACACTCCGCCCCGATGGCCAGCAAACCGCGCACACTCTACGAGAAGATCTGGGACAGCCACGTTGTCGAACGGCTCGATGACGGAACCTGCCTGATCTATATCGACCGCCACCTCGTTCACGAGGTCACCAGCCCGCAAGCCTTCGAGGCGCTGCGCCTCGCAGGTCGCAGGGTGCGGCGTCCCGATCTTACCCTTGCCGTTCCCGACCATAACCTGCCCACGACGGCGCGCGTGGCGGCGGACGGATCGCGGCTTCCGATCGAGGATGCGCAAAGCGCCGCGCAGCTTGCCGCGCTGGAACGCAACGCACCGTCTTTCGGCATCGACTATATCGATGCGGTCGCGCCCGAGCAGGGAATCGTTCACGTCGTCGGGCCGGAGCAAGGCTTTTCGCTGCCGGGCGCGACCATCGTCTGCGGCGACAGCCACACCGCCGCGCATGGCGGCGTGGGGGCGCTGGCCTTCGGCATCGGAACGAGCGAGGTCGAGCATGTGCTCGCCACGCAGACTCTCCAGCTACGCCAGTCGAAATCGATGGAGGTGCGCGTCGAAGGCACGCTCGGCCCCGGCGTTACTCCGAAGGATCTGATCCTGCACATCATCGGCGTGATCGGAACCGCTGGCGGCACGGGCCATGTGATCGAATATCGCGGGCGTGTTTTCGAGGAGATGAGCGTCGAGGGCCGCCTGACCGTCTGCAATATGAGCATCGAAGGCGGTGCGCGCGCCGGCCTGATCGCGCCCGACGACAAGGTGTTCGCCTATCTCGAAGGCAAGCCCTACGCGCCCAAGGGCCAGGACTGGAATCGTGCCGTGAAATGGTGGCGTTCCCTCGCCACCGACGAGGGGGCGACCTTCGACAAGTCGATCGTCATCGATGCCGCCGATGTCGAGCCGACGGTCAGTTGGGGCACGAGCCCCGAAGACGTCGTGCCCGTGGGCGGCCGCGTCCCTTCCCCCGACAGTTTCGCGGATCCATCCAAGCAGGAGGCAGCCAGGAAAAGCCTCGATTACATGGGCCTCGCGCCTGAAACGCTGATCGAGGACATCGCGGTCGAGAACATCTTTATCGGAAGCTGCACCAACAGCCGGATCGAAGATTTGCGCGCCGCCGCGGAAGTGCTGAACGGCCGCACCAAGGCGCCGAGCGTGCGCTGGGCCATCGTGGTGCCCGGTTCGGGGCTTGTGAAGCGACAGGCGGAAGCCGAGGGACTCGATCGCATTTTCACGAATGCGGGGTTCGAATGGCGCGAACCGGGCTGTTCCGCCTGTCTCGCGATGAACCCGGACAAGGTCCCGCCGGGCGAACGCTGCGCTTCGACCAGCAACCGCAATTTCGTCGGCCGCCAGGGGCCGGGGGCGCGAACGCATCTCGTCAGCCCCGCCATGGCCGCCGCCGCCGCTGTCACCGGGCGCCTCACCGATGTACGCAAGCTGCCCCCTTGCCAAGCCGATGACGGCTAACCATTGAGGGAACATGACCAAAAAGCTTTCCGGAAAAGCCGCTATCGCCGGAGCCATCGGCTCCGCCGCCGTCGCCGCAGCCCTGCTCTATGCGAACAAGCGCAAGGAAAGGAAGAACGCCCCGAAACAGCCGGGGCCTATTCCCTCGGGGGAGAATCCCGAAACCGATTGAGTTCGCACGCCAAGGGGGAGAGAAACATGTCGCCGAAATCAATTTTGCTGGCCACGCTGCTGGCGGGCCTTGGCATGCCGGCCGCGGCACAAACCGAACCGGACATCGAGATGTGGCGGCTCGATTGCGGCACGATCGAACTCAGCGACACCGCACCGTTTTCCGACACGCATCTCTACGATGGCGAAGCCCGCATCCTGGCGGATAGCTGTTACCTGATACGCAACGGCGACAGGTATCTCTTGTGGGATACCGGCCTGCCCGCGGCGCTGAAGGGTACCAGCACGACACAGTGGGTTTTCACGCTGAGCATCGACAAGACCATTGCGGAGCAACTCGCCGAAATCGAGCTGACACCGTCCGACATCACTTTCGTCGGTATAAGCCACTATCATGACGATCACATAGGCCAGGCGGCGGGCTTTCCCGATGCAGAGCTGCTGATCGGGCGCGGCGATGCGGAAGCCGTCGCTTCGGGCCGGATGGAAGCAACCCGTGCCCAGCTCGCCCCATGGCTTGCCGACGGTGCCAGTGGTAAAGTGACGCGTATTGCCGCCGATCACGACGTGTTCGGCGACGGTTCCGTGCGTATGGTGGCGATGCACGGCCACACGCCGGGGCATAAATCGCTTGTGGTCGAGCTCCCGCAATCGGGCACCTACATGCTCACCGGCGATCTCTATCATTTCGAAGAGCAGATCGAAAACAAGGGCGTCCCTGTCTTCAATACCGACCGCGCGGACACGCTCGCATCGTTCCACCGGTTCGACCAGATGGCCGACAATCTCGATGCGACCATCGTGATCCAGCACGATCCCCGCCATCTCGACCGGCTGCCCACCTTTCCCAAGAGCGCCAGATAATGAAAGCTGTCTCGACCATCGAAGGCCGCGCGATTCCGCTCGGCCTCAAGAATATCGATACCGACGTGATCATTCCCGCGCACTGGCTCAAGACCGTCAGCCGCGAAGGCCTTGGCAAGGGTGCGTTCGAAACGATCCGCGCGGCCCCCGGCAATCCCTTCGACGTGGAGGATTTCGCCCATGCGCCGATCCTTATCGCGGGCGACAATTTCGGCTGCGGGTCGAGCCGTGAACATGCGGCATGGGCCATGCTCGACATGGGTCTGACCGCGGTCATCGCGCCGAGCTTTTCCGACATCTTCGCGGGCAATGCCTTCAAGAACGGCATCCTTGCAGTCGAATTGCCGCAGGAACAGGTCGACCGCCTGCTCGAGGTCGCGAAGGATCAGCCAATCGCGATCGACCTCGAAAACCAGGTCGTCACGACCCCGTTTCAGGACCGCTTCACCTTCCAGATCGACCCGTTCCGCAAGCGCTGCCTGCTCGAAGGGCTCGACGAAATCGGCCTGACGCTCGGCAGCGAGAGCGCGATCACGAAACACGAACAAATGCGCGAGGGCGCCATGCCCTGGCTCGATAAACCAAGCAGGAGAGATGCAGCGTGAAGGCAGTCCTTTCAAAGGAAGTCGGTGGCCCGGAAACCCTCGTCGTCGAGGATATCGACGAGCCGACGCCCGGCAAGGGTGAGGTTTTGGTCAAGGTCGCTGCCTGCGCAATCAATTTTCCCGACACGCTGATCATTCGCGATCTGTATCAGTTCAAGCCATCCCGTCCTTTTGCGCCGGGGGGCGAAATTTCCGGCACCATCGAGGCACTGGGCGAAGGGGTCGAAGGCTTCGCCGTGGGCGACAAGGTCATGTGCGGCGTCGGCAATGGCGGCTTGCAGGAAAAGGTCGCCGTGGCAGCCGCCCGCCTGTTCAAGGTGCCCGACGGGATCGACCTGGTGAAAGCCAGCGCCCTGCTGATGACTTACGGTACGACCATTCACGGGCTCAAGGATCGCGGCGAGATCAAGGAAGGCGAGACCGTACTCGTGCTGGGCGCCGCGGGCGGTGTCGGCCTGTCGGCGGTCGAACTGGCCAAGGCCTATGGTTGCCGCGTGGTGGCAGCGGTCTCGACCGAGGAGAAAGGCGAAGTTGCCAGGAAGGCGGGGGCCGACGAAGTCGTGATCTACCCACGCGCACCTTTCGACAAGGACACTTCCAAACAGCTTGCAGGCGACTTCAAGGCGGCGGTCGGTCCGAACGGTGCCGATATCGTCTACGACATCGTTGGCGGCGACTATTCCGAACCCGCGCTGCGTTCGATCGCCTGGGAAGGCCGCTTCCTCGTCGTCGGGTTTCCGGCGGGAATCGCCAAGATGCCGCTCAACCTGACCCTGTTGAAGAGCTGCGACATCCGGGGTGTGTTCTGGGGCGCCTTCACGGCGCGCGAACCTGAACGCAACCAGGCGAATATCGAGGAACTCTTCGATCTGTGGAAGGCCGGCAAGATCGAGCCTCTGGTAAGCGAAACCTACCCCATCGAGCGCGCGCATGAAGCCATCGCGAAGCTGGAGAACCGGGGCGCTATCGGCAAGCTCGTCGTCACGATGGAATAGCTGTTTCCGCTGCTGCGGCGGCGAGAATATCCGGTTCGCATGGCGCGGGATTGTTGCAAGCCGCGCCTTGGCGGGGACTCATCTCTTGTTTCACACGCCGCCCGCGCCTATTCCGGCCTCGCAA
This window encodes:
- a CDS encoding NADPH:quinone oxidoreductase family protein; its protein translation is MKAVLSKEVGGPETLVVEDIDEPTPGKGEVLVKVAACAINFPDTLIIRDLYQFKPSRPFAPGGEISGTIEALGEGVEGFAVGDKVMCGVGNGGLQEKVAVAAARLFKVPDGIDLVKASALLMTYGTTIHGLKDRGEIKEGETVLVLGAAGGVGLSAVELAKAYGCRVVAAVSTEEKGEVARKAGADEVVIYPRAPFDKDTSKQLAGDFKAAVGPNGADIVYDIVGGDYSEPALRSIAWEGRFLVVGFPAGIAKMPLNLTLLKSCDIRGVFWGAFTAREPERNQANIEELFDLWKAGKIEPLVSETYPIERAHEAIAKLENRGAIGKLVVTME